TTAGCCTCTTGTATTTCCATTTTCCCTTTTTAATTCCCAGGGCCAACGAAATTCCTAATAAGGCCACGGAATACCAGAAAAGCATATAGTTGTCTCCCCTATAATAATTGGCCATGGAACGAAATACATGCCCATAACTAATTGCAAGGAAAAAGCCCCCAAAGAATGCTCTCTTTTCATCATAAAGCTTTAGTAGAGACAAGTAGAGGAATATAACCGTCAATACTCCAAATATTACTGGAGTTATCTTAAAGGTTGTTGTAAGGGAAACTCCAAAAACCTTCAGGAGCTTGTACAGATAAAGCGGTGTCATCCAGAGCCCCAAGGGGTGGAACAGCTTAACTTGATATCCCCAGGGACCACCTGCAAACGTCAAGAAGTTTATCCACTTCCCAACCTTATTAACTTCCTCTATATAGGCTAGGTGAAAGTAGGGATCGTAGCCTAGTAGGTACTTAAATCTAAATGTTATCATCCTGTAAAAGATGGCCACCAGTAAGATGATCAAAATTGAGTACCTTCGCTTCATCCTTATTCCTCCGGAAGTATGTAGTAAACGTAGTGGGGCCTATTCGTGAACTCGTCTATGTAAACTACAGTACCAGGTTTTGGTGGCTTTAAGTAGTGAACCTCCCCCTTTCTGGTCGTTATAGCTGCAAATGGATCCCCTTTCCTAACCCTGTTCCCAACGTCGGCTATCAGAGTAACAACGTAACCTTCAACGGGTAACAGCATTAACTCATCTCCTTTCCTTAAGTACATCTTCGTTCTTCTATCGGGATACACTATTATCGCGTCAACCCTCATCTTGTGCTCGTATTGATCAACGTAGAAGTGGAAGCGGTCGTAAATTTCTTTAGCTAGGAATTTGGCCCTTTCAATGTTTATGAAATCTGGAACTCTTTCTCCTTCTTTCAGCTTAACTTCAATGTTATCCTGAATGATTATACACTCGTACTTGACCTTATCCCCTTCAAGGCATTCTTCTCTCTCAACCTCAACGAAAAGCTGGGGAAGTCTTCCCATCTTCCCTCCCCTCTTCATTAGATCTCCGCTCTTTTTAAATGAACATGTAAACATTTAGATTAACTTTCATAATTACTGTTAAACGGATTTCATTCCAAAATATTTATGAAATTTAGTTTAAAAATGTCAAGATGGTGAACTTCATGAAAGGATGGTGGGGCAGGATTCTGAGGGTTAACTTAACTACAGGGGAAGTTAAAGTCCAAGAATATCCCGAAGAGATCGCGAAGAAGTTTATTGGTGGAAGAGGCCTAGCTGCATGGATTCTTTGGAACGAAGTTAAGGGCGTTGACCCTCTAAGCCCAGAGAACAAGCTCGTTATTGCTGCGGGACCCTTCAACGGCCTTCCAACACCAAGTGGTGGTAAGCTCGTAGTGGCCGCTAAGAGTCCGCTAACTGGAGGTTATGGCGACGGTAACTTAGGAACCATGGCCTCAGTCCACCTAAGAAGGGCCGGGTACGATGCTTTAGTCATCGAGGGAAAAGCTAAGAAGCCAGTCTATCTCTACATTGAGGATGATAACGTGAGCATTCTAAGTGCTGAGGGGCTTTGGGGGAAAGGAACCTTCGAAACAGAGAAGGAGCTAAAGAAGATCCACGGTAAGAACGTTGGAGTTCTAAGCATAGGACCTGCTGGAGAGAACTTAGTTAAGTTCGCAGTTGTTATATCCCAAGAAGGGAGAGCAGCGGGAAGACCTGGAATGGGTGCGGTAATGGGAAGCAAGAAGCTCAAGGCTATCGTTGTAAGGGGAACTAAAGATATTCCCGTTGCGGATAAAGATGAGCTGAAGAAGCTTAGTCAAGAGGCCTATACCGATATACTAAACGCTCCAGGATATCCATTCTGGAAGAGGCAAGGTACTATGGCAACTATTGAGTGGGCGAATGAAAACTCCGCACTACCAACCAGGAACTTCAGCGATGGAATCTTCGAGCTTGCAAGGCCTATCGATGGATACACCATGGAAGGTATGAAGATCAATCAGAGGGGATGTCCATACTGTAATATGCCCTGTGGGAACGTAGTCCTTGATGCCGAGGGGCAGGAAAGTGAATTGGACTATGAGAACGTCGCATTGTTAGGATCTAACCTCGGAATCGGGAAGCTTAACGAAGTTGCCGTTCTCAACAGGATAGCTGACGATATGGGTATGGATACCATAAGCCTTGGAGGAGTTCTGGGCTTCGTTATGGAAGCTAAAGAGAGGGGATTAATAAAGGATGATGAAGCCCCAGAGTTTGGAGACTTCAAGAAGGCCAAAGAACTAGCCTTGAACATAGCTTATAGAAGAACAGAACTTGGAAACTTTGCTGCGGAAGGAGTTAAGAGGATGGCCGAAAAGCTTGGAGATGACAGCTTTGCAATGCACGTGAAAGGGCTAGAGGTCAGCGGTTACAATTGTTACATCTACCCAGGAATGGCCTTAGCCTATGGAACGAGCTCAATAGGAGCTCACCATAAGGAAGCTTGGGTTATAGCTTGGGAGATTGGAACTGCACCGATAGAAGGAGAGCAGGCCGAGAAGGTTGAATACAAGATAAGCTACGATCCAATAAAGGCCCAGAAGGTGGTTGAACTCCAGAGGCTCAGGGGAGGACTCTTCGAGATGCTCACCGCATGTAGATTACCATGGGTTGAAATTGGATTAAGCCTGGAGTACTATCCGAAGTTGCTTAAGGCTATAACTGGAGTTACCTATACATGGGATGACCTATACAAAGCAGCTGACAGGGTTTACGCATTAATAAGGGCTTACTGGGTTAGAGAATTCAACGGTAACTGGAGCAGAGAAATGGATTATCCACCAAAGAGGTGGTTCAACGAGGGATTGAAGAGTGGCCCATACAAGGGACAGCACTTGGATAGGGATAAGTATGATGCATTACTTTCGGAGTACTATAGAATTAGGGGATGGGATGAAAGAGGAATTCCAAAGAAGGAGACACTTAAGCAACTCGAGCTAGACTTCGTGATTCCAGAGCTTGAAAAGGTAACTAAGCTCGAGTGATTGCTTTGGAGTACTCCCTCCTTTTCTTATTTATAGGAGCGATGACATTCTCGTAAAACTCTATTAGCCTTATTGTATGTTCTTCCACCCACTCCCCTTTAACCTTTGTTCTGGCAACCCCCTCCTTCATAGCTTCCTCCGCAACCGCTCTGGCTTCTCTCGCGTAGACTATAGGATTTAGAGGGGATGGTATTATGTTTTCTTCGCTTGGCTCCTCAACGATGCTAGCTATGGCCTTAGCTGCAGCTATTATCATACTATCCGTTATCGTTCTAGCCCTTACATCTAAAGCTCCCCTAAAAATCCCTGGAAATCCTAGGAGGTTGTTTATTTGATTCGGGTAATCGCTCCTTCCCGTGGCCACTATTCTAGCTCCAGCTTTCTTTGCTTCCTCAGGTAAAATTTCAGGAACTGGATTTGCTAGAGGAAAAACTATTGCATCTTCATTCATTTTCTCTATCCATTGAGGCTTTATTACACCAGGGCCTGGTCTTGTAAAGGATATGAGCACGTCTGCATCTTTGAGGGCTTCCTGGGGACCTCCCTCTATGTTCTCACCGTTCGTCTTCTTGAGCAGCCATCCCCTGTATGGGAACAACTTTTCTAAATCAAGATCGCTCGTTAGAATCCTGGGTTTCCCATTAACGAGTTCAACAACCCTAACGTTCTCTGGCTTAACTCCGGCTTCCGTTAGTATTCTCAGTGTAGCGAATCCAGCAGCACCAGCACCAAACAATGCTAGTGTTATCTCACTTATCTTTTTCCCAACAACTTTGAGAGCGTTTAAAAGCCCCGCAAGAACTACAGCTGCAGTTCCCTGTTGGTCGTCGTGAAATACGGGAATATCAAGTTCCTCCCTTAATCTTTCAAGTATGTAAAAGCACTTAGGCGATGCTATATCTTCGAGGTTTATTCCACCAAAGGTTGGGGCTATTGCTTTCACAATATCTATGAACTTATTTGGCTCTTGTTCTTTAATCATTATCGGGAATGCATCAACTCCTCCAAACCTCTTGAAAAGCAGGGCTTTTCCTTCCATGACTGGAAGGCCCGCAAGTGGCCCTATGTTTCCGAGACCAAGTATTCTACTTCCATCGCTAACCACAGCAACCAGGTTACCTTTGCTGGTGTACTCATAAACCTTCCCGGGATCTCTAGCTATCTCCTTACAGGGTTCAGCGACTCCAGGAGTATAAGCGAGCGTGAGCTCTTCCCTACTCTCAAGGGAAACCTTTGGAATAACTTCTATCTTTCCATTTCCTGGGAAGTTATTCTTATGAAATTCTAAGGCCTTTTCCCTTATCATAAACCTTCAACTCCAACTCTTTTTGCTATCTCGTTAAGCTCTTCGAGAACCTTCCTATAGATCGGAATACCGAGCTTAAGCCTAGTCTCCATGGTTAAAAATCCCTTCTCCCCATGGATCCATATCCTCTCAAATTCAGGATGCTTTCTCGAACTCTTTATTTCCTCAATCATCTGACTTATCTTCTCCTTAAATTCTTCTAGAGGTATGAAATGCTCTATGTCTATGACCATGAAGAAGTGACAAACATTACTTCCCTTCTCACTGGTATTCTTAACGTACTTACTCCATGTTCCACCAGAGAGTATTCCGGAAAGTATATCGACCATTAAACTTAACCCATAACCTTTATGTCCTCCAAGTAGCTCTCCAAACCCTCCAAGGGGTAGAAGGGCCCCTCCATTGAACACCTCTTCGACCTTAGTAGTTATATTCCCTTCTCTATTTATGGCCCATCCCTCAGGGATATCCTTTCCTTTTCTTCTGTAGACTTCGAGTTTACCTATCGGAACTACGCTGGTTGCCATGTCAAGTAAAAAGGGCTTATCCTTCGTGGGCGCTGCTAAAGCTATTGGATTCGTGCCAAGGATCCTTTCAATTCCTCCTGTTGGAGCAACTAGTGGCCTAGAGTTCGTCATGCTAATTCCGATCATCCCCTCTTCAGCGGCCATCAAGGCGTAGTATCCAGCTATCCCATAGTGGTTACTGTTCCTAGCAATGACGATCCCAATCCCAGTATCCTTAGCCTTCTTAATTGCGAGTTTCATAGACCTATATCCAACTACTTGGCCAAGGCCTTCATCCCCATCTATAAGGGCATAGGAAGGGCCTTCTCGGATAACCCTTATTTTAGGATGAAGGTTTACCCCACCGCTAATTATCCCATCCACGTACCTCTTTAATCTCTGAACTCCATGACTCTCCACCCCTCTCAGATCTGCCATCACCAAGTTATCTGCAACTATCTTAGCATCCTCCTCTGGAACTCCTAGTTTAGTTAGTACCCTGACTATGAAAGAGAAAAGTCTATCCTTGGGAACTCTGATGTAGTTCTCATCGACATAACCCTTTTCAAACATTTCAAATCCCCATGAAGAATTAAAGGTTAGAGAATAAAGCCTTAACTAAATTCCAAATTCCTTGGCCCACTTCTCATATTTTTTAACATCACTCTTCGTTATGGGACTCTTTATCTTGGCCATTGCGTACCTAAAGTCATCCATCGTTAGAGGTCTAGTCGTCAGATCCTTTCCCTTTAGCGTAGCCACTCTTAGGGGATCTACGAGCTCGGGATTCATTTCCTCGAGCATCTTCATAGTTGCTAGCTTTACAACATTTGCGATTTCCCTTCCAGAGTACAACTTTTTAACGGCTTCTTTAGCTAGCTTGTTCAGCGATACCTCATGGGGAATTCCCCTTAGATGGATTCTAAAGATCTCAACAGCAGAGGGTATATCCGGAAGGGGGACGTAAATTCTAATTGGCAACCTAGAAAGCATGGCCTCGTCAAGATCCCAGGGGGTATTTGTAGCTGTAAGTACAATCACCTTTCTCCTTTTATCTTTGAATCCATCAATTTCAGCTAATAACGTCCCAATCATTCTTCTAGCGGCATCATCCAGGCTTGACCTTTTCATGGTTAGGGAATCAACTTCATCTATAAATATAACACTTGGACTTAGTTGTCTGGCCAAGGAGAAGAGGGCTGAAACCAACTTTGAAGATTCCCCAAAGTACTTGCTGAGAAGGTCACTTGCCTTCACGCTAAAGAATGTTGCATTCAAACTGTTTGCAGTAGCACTTGCAAGTAAGCTCTTTCCAGTTCCTGGAGGGCCAAATAGAAGTATTCCCTGGGGTGGATCTATAGGAGATTTTGCAATGCTTAATCCAACGGCTTGTGCAATTAACTTTTTAGCTTCTTTTAACCCTCCAATGTCATTCCAAGTTACAGTGCTCTTCTTTATTAGAACCTTTAATCTATCAAAATATTCATTCCTGGCTTCTTTCTTTTTTCTGATATTTCTGGCTTTATCTTCCCACTTCTTTGCCTCTTCGAGGAGTATATGAGAGAGATCTAAATTTTCAGAGGCTAGATTCCTTAACAATTCGGAGCATCTAAGTGCTATTAACCTAGCCTTATCATACTGACCTAGGGCCATGGCTTTCTCGAATTCCTCGTGGCATTTCTGCACTTGAAGGATTTGGAGCCTGTGCATTGTTCATCCTGCCCTCCTGGTAAATTTTTGAGCCTTCAAGATATTGTATAAGAATTAACCAATTTAAGTGCTTCGATTAGAAATTCTTTACAAAACTTCTGCTATAATTGATGTAGAGAGATGAAGAATTCGATCTTGTAATATATTCAACTTTAATTCAATAATTAAATAATTAAGTAATAACTTAAAAATCCTTAAAAGATCCAACATTAAAAATCTAGTCTATGCCAATCGATCAGTATACGATTTCAAGATCTGAGAGGCTCGCAGAAGACAAGGTTAGAACTTATCAGAAGGAAGCTCACGAGCTTAGAAAATATTCAAAACTTGAAACTCTTTTTGTTGTTATAATCTTGATTATAATCCTAATCCTAGTTGCTTATATTCTCAAGTCATAAACACTATAAACCTAGATAAGGACTGCGTACATAATGAAGGTCGAAGAGTTAAGGATTGATGAAAGGATAAAGGAAGTCCTAAAGAAAAGGGGAATTAGTGAGCTTTATCCCCCTCAAGCTGAGGCACTAACCTCCGGTATCCTTAAAGGAGAAAACGCCTTAATTGCAATACCAACGGCCAGCGGAAAGACCTTAATAGCTGAGATAGCCATTGTAAATAGGCTTTTGAAGGAAGGTGGAAAGGCCGTCTATCTAGTTCCTCTAAAAGCCCTAGCAGAGGAGAAGTTTAAGGAATTTAAAGATTGGGAAGAGCTCGGACTAAAAGTCGCCATGGCAACCGGAGATTACGATTCTAAAGATGAGTGGCTAGGAGGATACGACATAATAATAGCAACGGCCGAAAAGTTTGATTCTCTTTTAAGGCATGGTTCAAGTTGGATAAGGAATGTGAAAGTTTTAGTGGTTGATGAGATCCACCTAATAGGTTCTAGAGATAGAGGAGCAACCCTAGAATTTATAATAACCCAGATGTTAAATAGGGCTCAAATAATAGGCCTCTCAGCAACGATAGGGAATCCAGAAGAGCTTGCGGAATGGCTAAATGCAAAGCTCATAAAAAGTGATTGGAGACCAGTAAAGCTTAGAAGAGGAGTTTTTTACCAAGGATTCGTTTTTTGGGAAGATGGAAAGACAGAGAAATTTAACTCCTGGGAGGAGTTAGTTTACGATGCGATAAAAAGAAGCAAAGGATCCCTAGTATTTGTGAATATGAGAAGAAAAGCCGAAAAGACAGCACTGGAGCTATCGAAAAAGATAAGAAATTTTCTAACTAAAAAAGAACTTAGGGAACTAAAAGAACTCGCTGAATCCCTTGAAGAAAATCCAACAAATGAAAAATTAGCGAAAGCTCTTCAGGGAGGAGTGGCCTTCCATCATGCTGGTCTGGGAAGAGAAGAAAGGGTTCTAGTCGAGGAGAACTTTAAGAAAGGATTGATAAAGGTAGTAGTTGCAACTCCAACTCTTTCGGCCGGCATAAACACCCCTGCATTTCGTGTCATAGTTAGGGATACCTGGAGATACTCGGAGTTCGGAATGGAGAGGATCCCTATTCTAGAGATTCAACAGATGATGGGTAGGGCTGGAAGACCGAAGTATGATGAAGTTGGTGAAGCGATAATAGTTTCAACAACTGAAGAGCCCTCAACGGTTATGGAGCGGTATATAAAAGGAAAACCCGAAAAACTTTTCTCCCAACTTTCAAATGAGAGTATTCTTAGGGGGCAGATCTTGGCTCTAATAGCGACCTTCAATTTTTCAAGTTTTAGGGAGATATACGACTTCCTGGAGAGAACTTTCTATGCCTATCAGGGGAAAGACCCCTACACGCTTGAGGATAGGATAAGAGATATAGTGTATTTCCTACTCGAGAACGAGTTCATAGAAATAACGCTAGATGATGAAATAAAGGCCCTTCCATTGGGAATTAGAACGGCCAAACTCTATATAGATCCGATGACCGCTAAGATCTTCAAGGATACCTTACCCAAGATAGAGAAAGATCCTAATCCCCTGGGGATACTCCACGTTATCTCTCTAACAC
This Pyrococcus horikoshii OT3 DNA region includes the following protein-coding sequences:
- a CDS encoding DUF2118 family protein, with translation MGRLPQLFVEVEREECLEGDKVKYECIIIQDNIEVKLKEGERVPDFINIERAKFLAKEIYDRFHFYVDQYEHKMRVDAIIVYPDRRTKMYLRKGDELMLLPVEGYVVTLIADVGNRVRKGDPFAAITTRKGEVHYLKPPKPGTVVYIDEFTNRPHYVYYILPEE
- the for gene encoding tungsten-containing formaldehyde ferredoxin oxidoreductase, whose translation is MKGWWGRILRVNLTTGEVKVQEYPEEIAKKFIGGRGLAAWILWNEVKGVDPLSPENKLVIAAGPFNGLPTPSGGKLVVAAKSPLTGGYGDGNLGTMASVHLRRAGYDALVIEGKAKKPVYLYIEDDNVSILSAEGLWGKGTFETEKELKKIHGKNVGVLSIGPAGENLVKFAVVISQEGRAAGRPGMGAVMGSKKLKAIVVRGTKDIPVADKDELKKLSQEAYTDILNAPGYPFWKRQGTMATIEWANENSALPTRNFSDGIFELARPIDGYTMEGMKINQRGCPYCNMPCGNVVLDAEGQESELDYENVALLGSNLGIGKLNEVAVLNRIADDMGMDTISLGGVLGFVMEAKERGLIKDDEAPEFGDFKKAKELALNIAYRRTELGNFAAEGVKRMAEKLGDDSFAMHVKGLEVSGYNCYIYPGMALAYGTSSIGAHHKEAWVIAWEIGTAPIEGEQAEKVEYKISYDPIKAQKVVELQRLRGGLFEMLTACRLPWVEIGLSLEYYPKLLKAITGVTYTWDDLYKAADRVYALIRAYWVREFNGNWSREMDYPPKRWFNEGLKSGPYKGQHLDRDKYDALLSEYYRIRGWDERGIPKKETLKQLELDFVIPELEKVTKLE
- a CDS encoding NAD(P)-dependent malic enzyme yields the protein MIREKALEFHKNNFPGNGKIEVIPKVSLESREELTLAYTPGVAEPCKEIARDPGKVYEYTSKGNLVAVVSDGSRILGLGNIGPLAGLPVMEGKALLFKRFGGVDAFPIMIKEQEPNKFIDIVKAIAPTFGGINLEDIASPKCFYILERLREELDIPVFHDDQQGTAAVVLAGLLNALKVVGKKISEITLALFGAGAAGFATLRILTEAGVKPENVRVVELVNGKPRILTSDLDLEKLFPYRGWLLKKTNGENIEGGPQEALKDADVLISFTRPGPGVIKPQWIEKMNEDAIVFPLANPVPEILPEEAKKAGARIVATGRSDYPNQINNLLGFPGIFRGALDVRARTITDSMIIAAAKAIASIVEEPSEENIIPSPLNPIVYAREARAVAEEAMKEGVARTKVKGEWVEEHTIRLIEFYENVIAPINKKRREYSKAITRA
- a CDS encoding Ldh family oxidoreductase → MFEKGYVDENYIRVPKDRLFSFIVRVLTKLGVPEEDAKIVADNLVMADLRGVESHGVQRLKRYVDGIISGGVNLHPKIRVIREGPSYALIDGDEGLGQVVGYRSMKLAIKKAKDTGIGIVIARNSNHYGIAGYYALMAAEEGMIGISMTNSRPLVAPTGGIERILGTNPIALAAPTKDKPFLLDMATSVVPIGKLEVYRRKGKDIPEGWAINREGNITTKVEEVFNGGALLPLGGFGELLGGHKGYGLSLMVDILSGILSGGTWSKYVKNTSEKGSNVCHFFMVIDIEHFIPLEEFKEKISQMIEEIKSSRKHPEFERIWIHGEKGFLTMETRLKLGIPIYRKVLEELNEIAKRVGVEGL
- a CDS encoding ATP-binding protein, with translation MHRLQILQVQKCHEEFEKAMALGQYDKARLIALRCSELLRNLASENLDLSHILLEEAKKWEDKARNIRKKKEARNEYFDRLKVLIKKSTVTWNDIGGLKEAKKLIAQAVGLSIAKSPIDPPQGILLFGPPGTGKSLLASATANSLNATFFSVKASDLLSKYFGESSKLVSALFSLARQLSPSVIFIDEVDSLTMKRSSLDDAARRMIGTLLAEIDGFKDKRRKVIVLTATNTPWDLDEAMLSRLPIRIYVPLPDIPSAVEIFRIHLRGIPHEVSLNKLAKEAVKKLYSGREIANVVKLATMKMLEEMNPELVDPLRVATLKGKDLTTRPLTMDDFRYAMAKIKSPITKSDVKKYEKWAKEFGI
- a CDS encoding ATP-dependent DNA helicase, encoding MKVEELRIDERIKEVLKKRGISELYPPQAEALTSGILKGENALIAIPTASGKTLIAEIAIVNRLLKEGGKAVYLVPLKALAEEKFKEFKDWEELGLKVAMATGDYDSKDEWLGGYDIIIATAEKFDSLLRHGSSWIRNVKVLVVDEIHLIGSRDRGATLEFIITQMLNRAQIIGLSATIGNPEELAEWLNAKLIKSDWRPVKLRRGVFYQGFVFWEDGKTEKFNSWEELVYDAIKRSKGSLVFVNMRRKAEKTALELSKKIRNFLTKKELRELKELAESLEENPTNEKLAKALQGGVAFHHAGLGREERVLVEENFKKGLIKVVVATPTLSAGINTPAFRVIVRDTWRYSEFGMERIPILEIQQMMGRAGRPKYDEVGEAIIVSTTEEPSTVMERYIKGKPEKLFSQLSNESILRGQILALIATFNFSSFREIYDFLERTFYAYQGKDPYTLEDRIRDIVYFLLENEFIEITLDDEIKALPLGIRTAKLYIDPMTAKIFKDTLPKIEKDPNPLGILHVISLTPDLIPLPYGKKELPMLEDEYYSFKDRLYFELDWEDERKFLRAFKTALVLNAWINEVPEGEIVEKFNVEPGDIYRIVETAEWLVYSLKEIAKTLEYSQDVINYLETLRVRVKHGIREELIPLMELPMIGRKRARALYNAGFRDLESIKNARPAELLEVEGIGAKIVEAILKHLGREVKIVQKPRKGTLDYYLHP